From one Mytilus edulis chromosome 1, xbMytEdul2.2, whole genome shotgun sequence genomic stretch:
- the LOC139487168 gene encoding orphan steroid hormone receptor 2-like (The sequence of the model RefSeq protein was modified relative to this genomic sequence to represent the inferred CDS: added 245 bases not found in genome assembly), which yields MSSQDEGNSSLTSPGAGAVNPARFFTMEGGGLGENIIHVINPASLGSLSGATTVANSALQAGNMQTITIQPGTFPIPISIAQQMASANQIGSPTTVTNGGQQQIIMSSADLAAKLKDGLPTQVLQVPTGGFSAANVDWAAKLKELQHAQRIDRLRDEQIQIRQRTQLKIETKFDPCVVCGDKASGRHYGVISCEGCKGFFKRSIRKQLGYACRGGKDCPINKPHRNRCQYCRLQKCLAVGMRAESVQQERKPPPEKDIRPPMAVSTSTQKIYIRKDFTSNSASVPVFSPKFEYKGEQQQNNSASSNLLANLQERIVETEHGTVLLGSSQAVPTTANTDLSTLANVVTTLATMGKNNEENQDQNLSQQQPQIQIPISSSAGPAQSSVAKAFDTLAKAVNQTSQVFTQSEPKNIQNLLSAMNFSLQNMDHSNLVNDSLDQSVSSLDQSSSSLDQSSLSMDTSAMTADYNRDYVEIEGPILSSSNFQFNLTTPSPMPAYLNVHYICESASRLLFLSMHWTRSIQAFQALSQDIQTVLVKSCWSELFTLGLAQCSQTMSLPTILMAILNHLQTALHQDKTSAERIKIVIDHILKLQNYIQSMHQLNVDTEEYAYLKALVLFSPDNPSLLNAPQIEKIQDMIQQELRQHVERTHPSNPDRLPKLLLRLPPLHGMTPSIMEELFFAGLIGNVQIDSIIPYILRMETAEYNSQMAGQGLLGSAMSNDGNVTMAEPIVSSVLTRPASSKLNSQTSTEQTESRQGFYVDTSHALSDKSIATSLNQLVTSAGHNIEAPQSFYVDTSLSQNNEHTQNQFPSQQQYVEITQASNMDSARSELAQSVEAAIGSHAAVLLGVPVALAAETMATLQPVPHSSISVSSNGSSQN from the exons ATGTCCTCCCAGGACGAAGGAAATTCTTCCTTGACGTCACCAGGTGCAGGGGCAGTTAATCCTGCCCGATTCTTTACAATGGAAGGTGGCGGACTAGGAGAGAATATTATACATGTGATAAATCCTGCATCATTAGGATCGCTATCTGGAGCTACAACTGTTGCTAATTCTGCTCTTCAAGCAGGGAACATGCAGACCATAACAATACAGCCAGGAACCTTTCCTATACCAATCAGTATAGCTCAACAAATGGCAAGTGCTAACCAA ATTGGTTCACCAACAACAGTTACCAATGGTGGACAACAACAAATTATCATGTCGTCTGCTGACCTGGCAGCTAAATTGAAGGATGGATTACCTACACAAGTTCTACAGGTACCAACTGGTGGCTTCTCAGCAGCAAATGTTGACTGGGCTGCTAAACTCAAG GAATTGCAACATGCCCAAAGAATAGACAGACTGAGAGATGAGCAGATTCAGATCAGACAGAGGACACAGTTGAAGATAGAGACTAAGTTTGATCCATGTGTAGTATGTGGAGACAAGGCTTCAG GACGACATTATGGTGTGATAAGCTGTGAAGGATGTAAAGGTTTCTTTAAGAGAAGTATACGTAAACAACTTGGGTATGCCTGTCGTGGTGGAAAGGATTGCCCAATTAACAAGCCACACAGAAACAGATGTCAGTACTGTCGACTACAGAAATGCTTAGCTGTGGGAATGAGAGCTGAAT CTGTTCAGCAAGAAAGAAAACCTCCACCTGAAAAAGATATTAGGCCTCCAATGGCCGTTTCCACCTCTACACAGAAGATTTACATTCGTAAAGATTTTACCAGTAATTCAGCCTCTGTTCCTGTTTTCAGTCCTAAG TTTGAATACAAAGGAGAACAGCAACAGAATAACAGTGCCTCATCAAATTTACTGGCCAACCTTCAAGAAAGGATTGTGGAGACAGAACATGGGACAGTCTTGCTAGGGTCAAGTCAAGCTGTCCCAACTACTGCCAATACAG AACTTTTCATTACAGAATATGGACCATTCTAATTTGGTGAATGATAGCTTGGACCAATCAGTATCCAGTTTGGACCAGTCTTCATCAAGTTTGGACCAATCATCATTGAGTATGGATACATCTGCTATGACTGCTGATTACAACAGAGATTATGTAGAAATAGAGG gtCCAATTCTGTCATCATCCAATTTCCAGTTTAATTTGACCACACCTTCTCCAATGCCTGCTTATTTAAATGTACATTATATTTGTGAAAGTGCTTCTCGGTTGTTGTTTTTATCAATGCATTGGACAAGATCTATACAGGCTTTTCAGGCTTTAAG tcAGGATATACAGACTGTTTTGGTAAAGTCGTGCTGGAGTGAGTTGTTCACACTTGGTTTAGCACAGTGTTCACAGACCATGTCTCTGCCGACCATTTTAATGGCTATTTTAAATCATCTTCAAACAGCTTTGCATCAAG ATAAGACATCAGCGGAGCGTATTAAGATAGTTATAGACCACATACTAAAGTTACAGAATTATATCCAGTCCATGCATCAGTTAAATGTAGATACTGAGGAGTATGCTTATCTTAAAGCATTAGTGCTATTTTCTCCTG ATAATCCTTCATTACTGAATGCTCCACAAATAGAAAAAATCCAGGATATGATCCAACAGGAATTAAGACAACATGTGGAACGGACACATCCTTCAAATCCTGACAGACTTCCTAAACTACTACTGAGACTTCCTCCTTTACACGGAATGACTCCTAGTATCATGGAGGAACTGTTCTTTGCTGGTCTGATTGGTAATGTCCAGATCGACAGCATTATACCATATATTCTAAGGATGGAGACTGCAGAATATAATTCACAAATGGCAGGACAGGGTCTGTTAGGATCTGCAATGTCGAATGATGGAAACGTGACAATGGCTGAGCCAATTGTGTCTTCTGTGCTAACCAGACCAGCATCATCGAAATTAAACTCTCAGACTTCTACGGAACAGACAGAATCTCGTCAAGGTTTTTATGTGGATACGTCGCATGCCTTATCTGACAAAAGTATAGCCACTTCTTTAAATCAGCTGGTTACATCAGCTGGACATAACATTGAGGCCCCACAGTCGTTTTATGTGGATACTTCTTTGTCTCAAAACAATGAGCATACACAGAATCAGTTCCCATCACAACAACAATATGTTGAAATTACACAAGCTTCTAATATGGATAGTGCTCGATCTGAACTGGCGCAGAGTGTGGAAGCTGCCATTGGCTCCCATGCTGCTGTGTTGCTAGGGGTACCTGTTGCATTGGCTGCTGAAACCATGGCAACTCTTCAACCAGTGCCACATTCATCCATTTCTGTTTCATCTAATGGTTCTTCACAGAATTAA